From a single Nostoc edaphicum CCNP1411 genomic region:
- a CDS encoding Uma2 family endonuclease, translating into MLSPDLKNALPTTDELPCSDDTPVDNEDQNFLPNILLFLLNSIWANRMDWYFGVDMGLYHTTGVNPRVPVVPDAFLSLGVERKKGGKSRKSYAVWEENGIVPIFTLEMVSHTPGGEYDEKLDIYRKLGVLYYVIYNPEFWRRDQHQPFEVYKLLDGNYQLQIGEPYLMPEVGLGIGRHQAVIGGIQQEFLCWYDEQGNRYFTDAEQAQQERSRAEQERQRAEQLAEYLRSLGVDPNNLPGN; encoded by the coding sequence ATGCTCTCACCCGATCTCAAAAATGCGTTACCAACTACCGACGAACTTCCCTGTTCAGACGATACCCCAGTGGATAACGAAGATCAAAACTTTTTGCCCAATATTTTACTCTTTTTACTTAACTCCATTTGGGCAAATCGCATGGATTGGTACTTCGGAGTAGATATGGGACTGTATCACACCACAGGAGTAAATCCTAGAGTACCTGTAGTCCCAGATGCTTTTTTAAGTCTGGGAGTAGAACGGAAAAAAGGTGGTAAATCACGCAAAAGTTACGCGGTTTGGGAAGAAAATGGGATAGTTCCAATATTCACATTAGAAATGGTATCCCATACCCCAGGCGGTGAATATGACGAGAAGCTAGATATATATAGAAAACTCGGTGTATTGTACTACGTAATTTATAACCCTGAGTTTTGGCGACGCGACCAACATCAACCCTTTGAAGTGTATAAGTTGCTCGATGGAAACTACCAATTACAAATAGGTGAACCCTATTTAATGCCAGAGGTGGGTTTAGGTATAGGACGACACCAAGCTGTAATTGGCGGGATACAACAGGAGTTTTTATGTTGGTATGACGAGCAAGGAAACCGCTATTTTACAGATGCAGAACAGGCACAACAAGAGCGATCGCGGGCTGAACAAGAACGGCAAAGGGCTGAACAGTTAGCGGAGTATTTACGTTCTCTAGGTGTAGATCCAAATAATCTACCTGGTAATTAA
- a CDS encoding ABC transporter permease, translating into MNLEKNEISKIEELHHPVRNWLQPLVLLAPSGIWLLLLLVLPSLIIFELSLVADIRPGDLVNPNGFKNYIRIFDPLYLQVIGRSLFFAFGTTIICLILGFPVAYWIAQIAPQRWRNLLLLSFVLPLWTSSLLRSYAWITILRPTGLLNSLLSNLGLPTLQLLNQSQAVLIGMSYSLLPYMVLILYASLEKLDKQLLEAAADLGANPVETFFQVTVPQILPGIAAASMLVFITGLGDFVDPELLGGASSMTAARLVYNQFLGATQNWGFGSALSMTLILLVSIAIALVIKFGEPTPKP; encoded by the coding sequence ATTAATTTGGAAAAAAATGAGATTTCTAAAATAGAAGAATTGCATCATCCCGTCAGAAATTGGCTACAACCCTTGGTATTGCTTGCACCATCTGGCATTTGGTTATTACTTTTGTTGGTGCTGCCCAGTTTGATAATTTTCGAGTTAAGTTTAGTTGCAGACATCCGACCGGGAGATTTAGTCAATCCCAACGGATTCAAAAACTACATTAGAATATTTGACCCCCTTTACCTGCAAGTAATTGGGCGATCGCTATTTTTTGCCTTTGGCACCACAATAATTTGTTTAATTTTGGGCTTCCCCGTCGCCTATTGGATTGCTCAGATAGCGCCGCAGCGTTGGCGAAATTTGCTGTTATTAAGCTTTGTCTTGCCTTTGTGGACTTCCTCCTTACTTCGCTCCTATGCTTGGATTACAATTCTTCGTCCTACTGGTTTATTGAATAGTTTACTCAGCAATTTAGGCTTGCCTACTTTGCAATTACTTAATCAGAGTCAAGCTGTATTGATTGGTATGAGTTACAGCTTGTTACCCTACATGGTTTTGATTTTATATGCTTCTCTCGAAAAGTTAGACAAGCAGTTGTTAGAAGCAGCAGCTGATTTAGGTGCAAATCCTGTGGAAACTTTTTTCCAAGTAACTGTACCGCAAATTTTGCCGGGAATTGCAGCTGCTTCCATGCTTGTATTCATCACAGGCTTGGGGGATTTTGTCGATCCAGAATTACTCGGTGGTGCTTCTAGTATGACGGCGGCGCGGTTAGTTTATAATCAGTTTCTTGGAGCCACCCAAAATTGGGGATTTGGTTCAGCATTAAGTATGACGTTAATTTTGCTAGTTAGTATTGCGATCGCACTTGTAATTAAGTTTGGTGAACCTACACCCAAACCTTAA
- a CDS encoding response regulator, with protein sequence MITDKEIREQGYIYFLAEAPELVQIIEQELFSLSEGYSTAKIHNLMRATHTLKGGAANVGLEVIKMIAHFLEDVFKALYNPNVIVDAELQTLLLQAYECLSIALNTELIGSTVNDEELLHRATSVFAQLQEKLGDAFGAESHIPTSEELGFDIVQSVFEVGVKQRLNSIADAVNNPPSNAELIEFLQSQAEVFFGLAESLNLPGLGEISQTIMLALQANPTQVQQIAEIALGDLQQSQKLVLDGDRTSGGEPSPNLRKLTIVANNELFEELQNNSSANTFITYEEQFYQFITTSDHNKNESVNPTTAKFYLKVIRYIFGWFNHQMEIPEAELSLTLLVPTLERKTLLKYIENWLKKFLDFVQDEEDSQSLYIYRRGIILIILFAVAKFQYSLKSSDAYLSVIKILQNQIYKLAKEYKNYPPVTGEEKNWLDSPRLQTLLVIKEISVSTQTTDNFLEAIWGEEASQNIAAEVVTFQTDDSSEKLDSLTVSEQVVINVSETAIEVMPDLATQINKEIEDKSQYVQTKNFRQPSFIRVDTERLQHLNYLAGELLIYQKRRGLQDEQVKEIIEQLIQQLTRHQTTLNELRDLPLQIQNISSQQTQSFAVDFDSLEMDVYTEFQMTLHESIEEALQLQETTESLDLLLTQAAQISDKQENLTLNIIDSLVEARMSPLGNILNRFPHMVDKLGNVHAKIVELKLIGSEVLVDKAIAEKLYDPLLHLVRNAFDHGIEAPQLRRELGKPEQGLIEICAYHQGSQTVIEVRDDGQGLNLDRIRRKAAELYPVQTEEKTRVYASNLPESELLDLIFAPGFSTANKVSDISGRGMGLDIVRTQMHALNGSISVQSLPNQGTIFILKIPFSMTTEKLMLVQAKGVVYALLLDSVEKILIPSDQQIKEIEGNKVLHLHTDNDETMVSLRQLSKLIDYNGSFFNSATSYNTSNTHDPSVAKNPVLLLRQNQGKIALEVDQIIGEQELVIRPLGNAIAPPKYIYGCSSLANGNLILVIDASLLVKSSEIQQTTLDIRALPVASSSNKKALPISGHTFSSTPLLAASTSTTTIESQPSYSQEPDNKSPIEIQPSYSQEPNKSPKVVLVVDDAISLRQTLSLTLQKAGYQVIQAQNGVEALEKLQLHPEIQVVVSDLEMPRMNGFELLSNFRQYPNLGKIPVVILTSRSAEKHRQLAQELGAKAYLTKPYLEHEFLSTIKNLINSNTNDLNHLLMVTNH encoded by the coding sequence ATGATCACAGATAAAGAAATTCGCGAACAAGGATACATCTACTTTCTGGCTGAAGCCCCGGAACTAGTCCAAATTATTGAACAAGAGCTATTTAGCTTATCGGAAGGTTATAGCACTGCAAAAATTCACAACTTAATGCGAGCTACCCATACACTTAAAGGTGGTGCTGCTAATGTTGGATTAGAAGTAATTAAGATGATAGCCCATTTTTTAGAAGATGTATTTAAGGCTCTTTATAATCCAAATGTAATAGTTGATGCTGAATTACAAACGCTTTTATTACAAGCTTATGAGTGTCTGAGTATAGCATTAAATACTGAGCTAATCGGCAGTACTGTTAATGATGAAGAATTGCTTCACCGGGCAACTTCTGTCTTTGCACAGTTGCAAGAAAAATTGGGTGATGCTTTTGGTGCTGAGTCTCATATTCCCACTTCTGAAGAATTGGGATTTGATATTGTACAGTCCGTTTTTGAAGTGGGAGTAAAGCAACGTCTAAACAGTATTGCTGATGCTGTTAATAATCCACCAAGCAATGCCGAATTGATTGAATTTTTACAGTCTCAAGCCGAGGTATTTTTCGGCTTGGCAGAATCTCTAAACTTACCTGGATTGGGAGAAATTTCCCAAACGATTATGTTGGCTCTGCAAGCAAATCCCACCCAGGTGCAGCAAATTGCAGAAATTGCTCTTGGAGATTTACAACAATCACAAAAATTAGTATTAGATGGCGATCGCACATCTGGTGGAGAACCTTCTCCAAATTTACGAAAACTCACAATTGTGGCAAATAATGAGTTATTTGAAGAATTGCAAAACAATTCATCTGCTAACACATTTATTACCTATGAAGAACAATTTTACCAGTTTATCACTACATCTGATCACAATAAAAATGAATCGGTCAATCCAACAACAGCCAAGTTTTATTTAAAGGTAATTCGCTATATTTTTGGCTGGTTTAATCACCAGATGGAAATACCAGAAGCAGAACTAAGTTTGACTTTACTGGTTCCCACATTAGAAAGAAAAACTTTACTTAAGTATATCGAAAACTGGCTGAAAAAATTTCTTGATTTTGTCCAAGATGAAGAAGATAGTCAAAGTCTTTATATTTATAGACGTGGCATCATCTTAATCATTCTATTTGCAGTTGCAAAATTTCAATATTCTCTTAAATCATCTGATGCCTATCTCTCAGTAATTAAAATCCTACAAAACCAAATTTATAAATTAGCAAAAGAATATAAAAATTATCCTCCTGTTACTGGCGAAGAGAAAAATTGGCTTGATAGTCCCAGACTACAAACACTGTTAGTTATTAAAGAGATATCTGTATCAACCCAAACAACTGATAACTTCCTAGAAGCAATATGGGGAGAAGAAGCTAGCCAAAATATTGCTGCTGAAGTCGTGACGTTCCAGACTGATGATTCTTCAGAAAAACTTGATTCATTAACTGTCAGTGAACAGGTAGTTATCAATGTTTCTGAAACAGCTATTGAAGTCATGCCTGATTTAGCTACACAAATAAACAAAGAAATAGAAGATAAATCACAGTATGTTCAAACTAAAAACTTTCGCCAACCTTCATTTATTCGAGTAGATACAGAGAGACTGCAACACCTCAATTATCTAGCAGGAGAATTGCTGATTTATCAAAAACGGCGTGGATTGCAAGATGAACAAGTCAAAGAAATAATTGAGCAATTAATACAGCAACTCACTAGACACCAAACAACTTTAAATGAATTACGCGATTTACCATTACAAATACAAAATATAAGCTCACAACAAACGCAAAGTTTTGCAGTGGATTTTGACTCACTAGAAATGGATGTATATACAGAATTTCAGATGACGTTGCATGAATCAATAGAAGAAGCATTGCAACTACAAGAAACCACAGAGTCTCTTGACTTACTTTTGACCCAAGCTGCTCAAATTAGTGACAAACAAGAGAATTTAACTCTTAATATTATAGATAGCTTAGTAGAAGCACGAATGTCGCCTTTGGGCAATATTCTAAATCGCTTCCCCCACATGGTAGATAAGTTGGGGAATGTTCATGCAAAAATTGTAGAATTGAAACTTATTGGTAGTGAAGTTCTAGTAGATAAAGCGATCGCAGAAAAGCTGTACGATCCCTTGTTACACTTAGTGCGTAATGCTTTTGACCACGGTATTGAAGCTCCACAACTTCGTCGAGAGCTTGGTAAACCAGAACAAGGTTTAATCGAAATCTGCGCCTATCATCAGGGTAGCCAAACTGTTATTGAGGTTCGGGATGATGGTCAGGGATTAAATTTAGACAGAATTCGTAGAAAAGCTGCTGAACTTTATCCCGTACAAACTGAAGAAAAAACTAGAGTTTATGCTTCTAATCTGCCTGAATCTGAACTTTTAGATTTGATATTTGCGCCTGGGTTTTCTACTGCTAATAAAGTGAGTGATATTTCTGGGCGCGGTATGGGTTTAGATATTGTGCGTACTCAGATGCACGCACTCAATGGCTCAATTTCAGTTCAATCCTTACCCAATCAAGGAACAATCTTCATACTCAAAATTCCTTTTTCTATGACTACAGAAAAATTAATGCTAGTTCAAGCCAAAGGTGTTGTTTATGCTCTCCTTTTGGACAGTGTAGAAAAAATATTGATTCCCTCCGATCAACAGATTAAAGAAATTGAAGGAAACAAAGTCTTGCATTTGCACACCGACAATGATGAAACTATGGTCAGCCTTCGTCAACTTTCAAAGTTGATTGATTATAATGGTTCATTCTTTAATAGTGCTACTTCATACAACACATCAAATACTCACGATCCAAGCGTAGCGAAAAATCCGGTGCTTTTACTACGACAAAATCAGGGAAAAATTGCTTTAGAAGTTGACCAAATAATTGGTGAACAAGAACTGGTAATTAGACCTTTAGGAAATGCGATCGCACCACCAAAATATATTTATGGTTGTAGTAGTTTAGCTAATGGTAATCTCATCTTAGTTATTGATGCTTCGTTGCTGGTAAAGTCTAGCGAGATCCAACAAACAACACTTGATATCAGAGCGCTACCAGTAGCTTCGTCATCTAATAAAAAAGCTTTGCCGATATCAGGACATACTTTTTCATCTACACCATTACTTGCCGCATCTACTTCCACGACAACTATAGAAAGCCAACCCAGTTATTCTCAAGAGCCAGATAATAAATCACCGATAGAAATCCAACCCAGTTATTCTCAAGAGCCAAATAAATCACCAAAAGTTGTTTTAGTAGTAGATGATGCAATTAGTCTTCGACAAACTCTCTCTCTGACTCTACAAAAAGCTGGCTATCAAGTAATACAAGCCCAAAATGGTGTAGAAGCTCTAGAAAAGTTGCAGTTACATCCTGAAATTCAAGTTGTTGTCTCCGATTTAGAGATGCCACGAATGAATGGTTTTGAGTTGTTGAGTAATTTCCGTCAATACCCCAATTTAGGCAAAATACCTGTAGTGATTCTCACTTCTCGTAGCGCTGAAAAACACCGTCAGCTTGCCCAAGAATTGGGTGCTAAGGCTTACTTAACTAAGCCTTATTTAGAGCATGAATTTTTATCTACAATCAAGAATTTAATTAACAGTAATACAAATGATTTAAATCATTTGCTCATGGTGACAAATCATTAA
- a CDS encoding ABC transporter substrate-binding protein, with translation MTNRRQFLKGVAALSSLSLAGCGWRLAEVRANSNTNGQRDQLYIFTWTQYTDNQLLENFSTQTGIKVLADVYDSNDVMLAKFQAGGGGTYSIINPSDYMVQKMVDKGLLTEINHDRLIGLENLFPRFQNPSYDPNNRYSIPFNWGTTGLLYNSEKINNPPQDWDYLWQNQEQLNQRMTLLNDVREVMGATLRMLGYSYNSKNEQEIKQAYEKLKELKPAIARFDTDAWQNQILAGDLLLAMCYSADAVKISQENPKLKYVVPRSGSSLWTDTIVIPKTAPNQAGAYAWINMILQPEIAAQITQRLNISTPNSAGFEQLPKIIQNNVNLFPPESLLQNCERVTPVGEFEEVYDRYWTQLTSS, from the coding sequence ATGACTAACAGACGCCAATTTTTAAAAGGGGTGGCAGCGCTTTCTAGCTTATCTTTAGCTGGTTGTGGCTGGAGGCTAGCTGAAGTACGTGCTAATTCTAATACTAATGGTCAGCGTGACCAACTTTATATTTTTACCTGGACGCAATATACTGACAATCAATTACTGGAAAATTTTAGCACCCAAACTGGTATAAAAGTGCTAGCGGATGTATATGATTCCAATGATGTCATGCTAGCTAAATTCCAAGCTGGAGGCGGTGGCACTTATAGCATCATCAACCCATCTGATTACATGGTGCAGAAGATGGTAGACAAAGGTTTGCTAACAGAAATAAATCACGATCGCTTAATTGGTCTAGAGAATTTATTTCCCCGGTTCCAGAATCCTAGTTATGACCCCAATAACCGCTACAGTATCCCTTTTAACTGGGGAACAACAGGTTTACTTTACAATTCCGAAAAAATAAACAATCCACCACAAGACTGGGATTACCTTTGGCAAAATCAAGAGCAACTTAATCAGCGGATGACCTTGCTCAATGATGTTCGAGAGGTGATGGGTGCGACGTTAAGAATGCTAGGTTATTCTTACAACTCAAAAAATGAACAAGAAATAAAACAAGCTTATGAAAAGTTGAAGGAACTAAAACCTGCGATCGCACGTTTTGACACTGACGCTTGGCAAAATCAAATTCTGGCAGGAGATTTACTATTAGCAATGTGTTATTCAGCAGATGCAGTGAAAATCTCTCAAGAAAACCCTAAACTCAAATATGTGGTTCCTCGCAGTGGTTCTTCATTATGGACAGACACTATTGTGATTCCCAAAACAGCCCCCAACCAAGCTGGAGCCTATGCTTGGATTAACATGATTTTGCAACCAGAAATAGCAGCCCAAATCACTCAACGTCTGAATATTTCTACACCTAATAGCGCTGGATTTGAACAATTGCCAAAAATAATCCAAAACAACGTTAATTTGTTTCCGCCAGAGTCACTTTTACAAAATTGTGAACGTGTTACTCCTGTAGGAGAATTTGAAGAGGTTTACGATCGTTATTGGACTCAATTGACCAGCAGTTAA
- a CDS encoding four helix bundle protein, with protein MNEENFKRITKQLALRVIRLVEALPQSRTADVIGKQLIRSATSVGANYRSACRGKSTTDVIAKLSLLEEEADESLYWMELIV; from the coding sequence ATGAATGAGGAGAATTTTAAGCGGATAACAAAGCAGCTAGCATTGCGAGTAATCCGCTTAGTAGAAGCTCTTCCGCAGAGCCGAACGGCAGATGTAATTGGCAAGCAGCTAATCCGTTCAGCAACATCTGTGGGAGCTAACTATCGGTCAGCTTGTCGTGGTAAGTCAACCACCGATGTCATTGCTAAACTCAGCTTGCTAGAGGAAGAAGCCGATGAAAGTCTTTATTGGATGGAACTTATTGTTTAG